The genome window AAGGGATGATGAAGGTCAGGATTTCAACCGGCGGGAAAGACCAGCTCGTAGCGAAGGGCACGTTCACGTCGCTGCCCCCCACGGAAAGGCCGCGGGCGGAGTGCTGCGCGTATTCCTGCATGGGAAAGACCAGCACGGCCGCGACGGTAATGGCCAGCACGACGCCGCCGGCGAACAGCACGGATTTCCTGACAATCTGGCCTGCGGACGTTTTGTCTCGCAAGTCGTTCACGACCGCGTAAACGGCGTACAGGCCGATCAACATGGCCGTGTAGAAGGCAATCTGGGGATGGAATGAACTCAGCTGGGAGCCCAGGGCCGCACCGAGCAATACCATGTCGAAGGGCCGTCCGCGGTCAAAGACGCGGTACGCGGCCAGGAAGACCAGGGGGACGTGCATGAAGCAGATGAACCGGTTGGCGTGTTCCGTGGCCATCATGTGGGTGGAAAAGACGAAGGCCGTGGCCGCGATGAAAGATGCGGGCCTGGAGAGCGACAAGGTACGCGCCAATAAAAACATGGAAACCGCGCCGAGGAGCAGGTGAAAGAAGAAGCGGCCGTGCAGCGCGCTGATGAGCCGGTCCGGCAGGACGGCATTGATCAGGGCTTCGTAACTGTACTGTAGATGGTGATATGTGCCGCTGGCCTGGAAGGGCATGCCGCCGAAGATGTGGGGGTACCAGAGCGGCGTTTCGTCATACGCTTCTTCGAAATCCTGCGCGAAACGATCGAAGGGTATGGCCTGGCCGACGAAATCGGGCCGGATATCCACCTTGCCCTCGATGATGTAGCCGCGATACACGAAGACGGCAAGCACCGCGATGGCAAGACACAGCAGGACATCCTGAAGGTACGGATTCGGGCCTCCCACCGTACGATCCCGCTGGCTTCCATCCCGCCCTCGGACTCTGCGCTGTTCAGATCGTGGTTGAGTTCGGCGTTTCGCCATAGATGTCCTTCAAATTCTCGAGTTGATCGGAAAGACGAACCCTTCCCGGATCCCTCGATGGAGCGCATCCAGGTGGACCCACCTGCGATGGAAGATCAAAATAGCCGCCGGCCGAAGATAACGATACAGAAAAAGGTAAGGTATAAACGCGCATACAAACAGCAGACGCGGAATGTGTTTCCTTGCGAACACAATCCTGCTGCGCACCATGTGTTGCATATAGAAAGGACTACCGAAACCGGCTGTTCGCGACCCCCTGTGGTGGACAACGGCTCCTGGAGCTAAAAGCAGTCTGTAACCGGCCTCCCGCGCCTTCATTCCCCAGTCGAAGTCTTCGAAATAGCAAAAATAGTCCTCATCCATTAGTCCGATCTTCTCCAGGACGGTGCGCTTGACGAGGAGCGCCGTTCCCGTAACGTAGGGCATTTCGCCGGGATTATCGTACTGGCCGCGGTCCACTTTTCCGTGACCCAGAAGAAACCCCTGCGCCAGCCAGGGTATCGTTCGCGTACCGGCCGAGTCGAGAATGTTTTCCTTTCCGTACTGGTAGATCTTAGGACCCACCATGCCGATATCATCGGATTGTTCCGCCGTTGCGACGAGTAATTCCAGTACATCGGGCTCCACGACCGTGTCGTTGTTCAGCAGGAACACGTAGTCTGTGTTCGCTGTAAGTGCGTGGAGCATACCCTGGTTACTGCCACGAGCGAATCCCAGGTTTATATCGTTGCGGATGAGTTCGACCGGAATCTTCCGGCCGCTCCATCGCTCGATGGCGTCCGTTGACCCGTCGTTTGATCCATTATCCACGACAACGATTGAGAATCTTGGGTAGGTCACTCGCGCCAGGGATTCCAGGCACACCAGCGAATCCACTACGCGGCCGTAGTTGACTATGACGATCGTTACGTGGGGCTCGGGAGGATTCATGTATAAGGATCAGTCCGTCGTTCGAAGGGGAACGCCCATCTTCCTCGCCAGGCCCCGAACGTAAACCTTCTCCGGCTCCTCCAACAAGGAAAACGCGTACCAGAGGTAGGCGACGGCGCCCAGAATGGCCAGGGCGGCACTGACCTCGACCCGGTCGAAGGTCCAACGGACCGCGCCGAAGAAGACCGCCGAGATGGTGATGAGGATGACATAAGGTTTCCAGGGGAGGAGCGCACTTACGGGTTGCTTCAGCAGCCGCGCGTAACGGGCCAGGTAGTAGATCCATCCCGCGGCGGTCCCGCACAGGGTGGCCAGGGCCGCGCCCCACAGGCCGAAGGCCTCGATGAACACCAGGTTGCCCGCGACATTGACGATCAGCATGGCGGTCGCGGCCTGGACGATGATCGCGTTCCGGTTGAGCGCCCGGGCGAGGACGTCCGGGCTGTTGAAGCGGAGCAGGAGGAGCAGCGCGTAGATGCCCAGGACCCTGTGGCCTTCGAAGTAGGCGTCCGGTAGTATGAGGCGGTACAGCACGTCGGAGAAGAGAAAGACGAAGATCCCCGCGGGGACGATGGCGATCATGCCGTACCTGGAGCACTTGCGCCACAGGGCCGCCATGGACGGATGATCGCCGGCTTCGGCGTATCCCACGTAGGTGGAAAAGAACACGGAACCGAACACGCTCATCAGGATGCCTGCAATGGGCAGTTCGATGGCCGACACGCTGTAGATCGCGAAGCTGGAGGCGCCCAGGAAGGCGCTGATCAT of Gemmatimonadota bacterium contains these proteins:
- a CDS encoding glycosyltransferase family 2 protein; the protein is MNPPEPHVTIVIVNYGRVVDSLVCLESLARVTYPRFSIVVVDNGSNDGSTDAIERWSGRKIPVELIRNDINLGFARGSNQGMLHALTANTDYVFLLNNDTVVEPDVLELLVATAEQSDDIGMVGPKIYQYGKENILDSAGTRTIPWLAQGFLLGHGKVDRGQYDNPGEMPYVTGTALLVKRTVLEKIGLMDEDYFCYFEDFDWGMKAREAGYRLLLAPGAVVHHRGSRTAGFGSPFYMQHMVRSRIVFARKHIPRLLFVCAFIPYLFLYRYLRPAAILIFHRRWVHLDALHRGIREGFVFPINSRI
- a CDS encoding polysaccharide biosynthesis protein, translating into MSKRSAAVILYAALLIASVLQVFQSIVIAHFFDPEYLAPYRYGILAAGFAYLFATGLIESVFFFISGKYAPDARRYVGNTLASCALIFLVLLLLFEGVLDPYVLIHTELGPYLREIGAYLLIALFLFVNMTAHNALVGSGHTAAASVLRVFQYLLRILAIAGALFSGLIAAIYPLILLIVVLEGIQSLLYGLVLLSRKLLSFRLRGIENRAQYRYAFGLGVAGFIPFINGSLDKIMISAFLGASSFAIYSVSAIELPIAGILMSVFGSVFFSTYVGYAEAGDHPSMAALWRKCSRYGMIAIVPAGIFVFLFSDVLYRLILPDAYFEGHRVLGIYALLLLLRFNSPDVLARALNRNAIIVQAATAMLIVNVAGNLVFIEAFGLWGAALATLCGTAAGWIYYLARYARLLKQPVSALLPWKPYVILITISAVFFGAVRWTFDRVEVSAALAILGAVAYLWYAFSLLEEPEKVYVRGLARKMGVPLRTTD